One genomic segment of Hordeum vulgare subsp. vulgare chromosome 2H, MorexV3_pseudomolecules_assembly, whole genome shotgun sequence includes these proteins:
- the LOC123429829 gene encoding fatty-acid-binding protein 1 has product MVPLRFPTATFAHLPTPPPPHRAAIAAAIAAAAAAAAAAGFALTAKSAGRPLPLPRPAHSAPLWASLSLADSGAPGNVEPRTGAAFPSETAAGRRLLGVGLRKTTILGLKSIDVYAFGVYADDSDLKQLRDKYQKLPISELKESDELINDALERDIRMTVRLQIVYGRLSIGSVRNAFEKSVGSRLQKFGGSDTKELLQSFVSLFKDEYKLPKGSVIELSRESNHVLKISIEGENVGSIQNKLLCQSILDLYIGDDPFDKNAKTNIQESLASILKA; this is encoded by the exons ATGGTGCCCCTCCGCTTCCCCACCGCCACCTTCGCCCACCTCCCCACTCCCCCGCCTCCCCACCGCGCCGCCATCGCCGCCGCGATTGCCGCGGCCGccgcggcggcagcagcagccggCTTCGCCCTGACCGCCAAATCTGCCGGTCGGCCGCTCCCGCTCCCGCGCCCGGCGCACTCTGCACCCCTCTGGGCCTCCCTCTCCCTTGCCGACAGCGGCGCTCCCGGCAACGTCGAGCCTCGCACCGGCGCCGCATTCCCCTCCGAGACCGCCGCCGGGCGCCGCCTCCTCGGCGTCGGCCTCCGCAAGACCACCATCCTCGGTCTCAAGTCCATTGACGTCTACGCGTTCG GCGTTTACGCGGATGACAGCGATCTGAAGCAGCTGAGGGACAAGTACCAGAAGCTTCCCATCTCTGAACTGAAAGAAAGTGATGAGCTGATCAACGATGCACTAGAGCGCGACATACGAATGACAGTCAGGCTTCAGATAGTTTATGGGAGGCTGAGCATTGGCTCAGTTCGGAACGCTTTTGAGAAGAGTGTAGGAAGCAGGCTTCAGAAGTTTGGGGGATCAGACACCAAAGAGCTGCTTCAGAG TTTTGTTTCACTTTTCAAGGATGAGTACAAATTGCCAAAGGGATCTGTAATTGAGCTTTCAAGGGAATCAAACCATGTTCTTAAAATAAGCA TTGAAGGAGAAAACGTGGGAAGTATCCAGAACAAGCTCTTGTGCCAGTCTATCTTAGATCTTTACATTGGAGACGACCCGTTTGACAAGAATGCGAAAACCAACATCCAAGAAAGTTTGGCCAGCATCCTTAAAGCTTAG